A genomic stretch from Pseudomonas alkylphenolica includes:
- the rpe gene encoding ribulose-phosphate 3-epimerase, with product MKDFWIAPSILAADFARLGEEAEQVLAAGADVIHIDVMDNHYVPNLTMGPQFCKALRSHGITAPIDVHLMVTPVDGMIQAFADAGADYISIHPEATLHLDRSVQLIKDLGCKAGLVFNPASTLDAAQYVLDRLDLILLMSVNPGFGGQRFIPQVLPKIAAARKLIDDSGRNIRLEVDGGVNLETIGQVAAAGADMFVAGTAIFAQHDYRETISALRRQIADAVTNRT from the coding sequence GTGAAAGATTTCTGGATTGCTCCGTCGATTCTGGCGGCCGATTTCGCCCGGCTGGGAGAGGAGGCCGAGCAGGTGCTGGCCGCTGGTGCCGATGTCATCCATATCGATGTCATGGATAACCACTATGTGCCCAACCTGACCATGGGCCCGCAGTTCTGCAAGGCCTTGCGCAGTCACGGTATTACCGCGCCGATTGATGTGCACTTGATGGTGACGCCGGTGGACGGCATGATCCAGGCCTTCGCCGATGCAGGCGCCGATTACATTTCGATTCATCCCGAGGCAACCCTGCATCTGGACCGTTCCGTGCAACTGATCAAGGACCTGGGTTGCAAGGCGGGCCTGGTGTTCAACCCGGCCAGTACCCTGGACGCTGCCCAGTACGTGCTTGACCGGCTTGACCTGATCCTGCTGATGTCGGTCAACCCGGGCTTTGGCGGCCAGCGTTTCATCCCCCAGGTGTTGCCCAAGATTGCCGCAGCGCGCAAGCTGATTGATGACAGTGGCCGCAACATCCGCCTGGAAGTGGACGGCGGCGTTAATCTGGAGACCATCGGTCAGGTTGCCGCGGCAGGCGCGGACATGTTCGTCGCCGGCACGGCAATCTTCGCCCAGCACGACTACCGCGAAACGATCTCGGCCTTGCGTCGCCAGATTGCTGACGCTGTGACCAACCGCACCTGA
- a CDS encoding MarR family winged helix-turn-helix transcriptional regulator, translated as MLDPTFDFDKMLCFSLYSTANAMVRDYAEPLKKRGITYPQLLVMAGLWGKDDVSISALSELTLFDLGTLTPIVKRLADNGFITVYLDPNDRRRRNLLLTDKGRELKAEAAQVFNNMACKIDLGESEVQQVLSVCQRIRSRLR; from the coding sequence ATGCTTGACCCGACCTTCGACTTCGACAAGATGCTGTGCTTCTCGCTGTACTCGACCGCCAACGCCATGGTTCGCGATTATGCCGAGCCATTGAAAAAGCGTGGCATTACCTATCCGCAATTGCTGGTGATGGCCGGATTGTGGGGTAAGGACGATGTGTCGATCAGCGCCTTGAGTGAATTGACCCTGTTCGACCTGGGTACCTTGACGCCTATTGTCAAACGCCTGGCCGATAACGGTTTTATCACCGTGTACCTCGACCCGAACGATCGCCGTCGGCGCAACCTGCTGCTGACGGACAAGGGCCGTGAACTCAAGGCCGAAGCGGCCCAGGTGTTCAATAACATGGCCTGCAAGATCGACCTTGGGGAGAGCGAAGTGCAGCAGGTGCTGAGCGTGTGCCAGCGGATTCGTTCGCGGTTGCGCTGA
- the mobA gene encoding molybdenum cofactor guanylyltransferase MobA, with translation MPAATPPCSILLLAGGRGQRMGGQDKGLLPWQGKPLIAHIQAVVRPLTDDLIISCNRNQDQYRPFADQLVSDAQTDFPGPLAGVLAGLAVARHPWMLVLACDAPLIDSALIVDLLSQANDQGQPAMIRQGGYWQPMFSLIPCTLRDDLEQAWQQGDRGIQRALLKHPVRALEYPEDDRRLSNFNTPEFLQG, from the coding sequence ATGCCCGCCGCCACTCCCCCCTGCTCCATTCTTCTGCTGGCCGGCGGTCGCGGCCAGCGCATGGGCGGCCAGGACAAGGGCCTGCTGCCCTGGCAGGGCAAGCCACTGATTGCCCATATCCAGGCGGTCGTGCGGCCACTGACCGATGACCTGATCATTTCCTGCAACCGCAACCAGGACCAGTACAGGCCCTTTGCCGATCAACTGGTCAGTGACGCCCAGACCGACTTCCCCGGGCCGCTGGCCGGCGTGCTGGCGGGGCTTGCAGTGGCACGCCATCCCTGGATGCTGGTGCTGGCTTGTGATGCCCCATTGATCGACAGCGCGCTGATTGTTGATCTGCTCAGCCAGGCCAATGACCAGGGGCAACCGGCAATGATTCGCCAGGGAGGCTACTGGCAGCCAATGTTCAGCCTGATTCCCTGCACCTTGCGCGATGACCTTGAACAGGCCTGGCAACAGGGGGATCGAGGGATTCAGCGGGCGCTGCTCAAGCATCCGGTGCGGGCGCTGGAATACCCGGAGGATGATCGGCGCTTGAGCAACTTCAATACCCCGGAGTTTCTCCAGGGCTGA
- a CDS encoding efflux RND transporter permease subunit, which yields MPQFFIDRPVFAWVVALFILLAGALAIPQLPVAQYPDVAPPQVEIYAVYPGASAQTIDESVVSLIEEELNGADNLLYFSSQSSLGSATITATFEPGTNPDLAQVDVQNRLKVVESRLPRPVTQQGLQVEKVSTGFLLLVTLTAEDGSLDEVTLSDFLARNVMNEIRRLKGVGKAQLYGSERAMRIWLDPQKLIGFNLTPDDVNEAIAAQNAQVAPGSIGDLPTTGSQEITANVVIKGQLSTVQEFEDIVLRANPDGSRLTIGDVARVEIGSQEYQYGTRLNGKPTSAFSVQLSPGANAMETATLVQGKLAELSRYLPAGAKFDIPYDTSPFVKVSIQQVITTLLEAMALVFAVMFLFLQNIRYTLIPTLVVPVALMGTFAVMMLLGFSVNVLTLFGMVLAIGILVDDAIVVVENVERIMSEEGLAPREATKKAMGQISGAIVGITLVLVAVFLPMAFMSGSVGVIYQQFSVSMAVSILFSAFLALSLTPALCATLLKPIAKGEHHEKRGFFGWFNRRFENLSNGYQRWVILALKRSGRYLMVYLVLVAGLVYGFSQLPSSFLPTEDQGYTITDIQLPPGASRARTEAVAAQIEAHNATEPGVGNSTLILGFSFSGNGQNAALGFTTLKDWSERGADDSAQSIADRANAAFSQLKDAIAYSVLPPPVDGLGTSSGFEFRLQDRGGLGHAALMAARDQLLANAEKSPVLVNVRESALAESPQVQLEVDRKQANALGVSFADIGNVLNTAVGSNYVNDFPNQGRMQRVVVQAEGDQRAQVEDLLKIHVRNNSGKMVPLSAFVQAKWITGPVQLTRYNGYPAIAVSGEPAPGFSSGQAMDEIQRLVDQLPLGMGLEWTGLSLQERLSGAQAPMLMALSLVVVFLCLAALYESWSIPTSVLLVVPLGVLGAVIAVSLRGMPNDVFFKVGLITLIGLSAKNAILIIEFAKSLVDDGHDLVEATVQAARLRLRPIVMTSLAFILGVVPLAIASGASSASQQAIGTGVIGGMLSATLAVVFVPVFFVVVMRLTGKRRTPAQQPQAALEEH from the coding sequence ATGCCGCAGTTTTTCATTGATCGCCCGGTATTCGCCTGGGTGGTCGCGCTGTTCATCCTGCTGGCCGGTGCCCTGGCGATTCCGCAGTTGCCGGTCGCCCAGTACCCCGACGTGGCGCCACCGCAGGTAGAAATCTATGCCGTCTATCCGGGTGCTTCGGCGCAGACCATCGACGAAAGCGTGGTCAGCCTGATCGAAGAGGAGCTCAACGGCGCCGACAACCTGCTCTACTTCAGCTCGCAAAGCAGCCTGGGCAGCGCCACCATTACCGCCACCTTCGAACCGGGCACCAACCCGGACCTGGCCCAGGTCGATGTGCAGAACCGCCTGAAAGTGGTCGAGTCGCGCCTGCCACGGCCGGTTACCCAGCAGGGCCTGCAGGTGGAAAAGGTGTCCACCGGCTTCCTGTTGCTGGTGACCCTCACCGCCGAGGACGGCAGTCTCGATGAAGTGACCTTGAGCGATTTTCTGGCGCGCAACGTGATGAACGAGATCCGCCGCCTCAAGGGCGTCGGCAAGGCCCAGCTGTATGGCTCGGAACGGGCCATGCGGATCTGGCTCGACCCGCAGAAGCTGATCGGTTTCAACCTCACCCCGGATGATGTCAACGAGGCGATTGCCGCCCAGAACGCCCAGGTCGCGCCAGGCAGCATCGGCGATCTGCCCACCACCGGCAGCCAGGAAATCACCGCCAACGTGGTGATCAAGGGCCAACTGAGTACGGTGCAGGAGTTCGAAGACATTGTCTTGCGTGCCAATCCGGACGGTTCGCGCTTGACCATTGGCGATGTCGCCCGGGTCGAGATCGGCAGCCAGGAGTATCAATACGGTACCCGCCTGAACGGCAAGCCCACCAGTGCCTTCAGCGTGCAACTGTCGCCCGGCGCCAACGCCATGGAAACCGCGACCCTGGTGCAGGGCAAGCTTGCCGAGCTGTCGCGTTACCTGCCAGCGGGCGCCAAGTTTGATATCCCTTATGACACCTCGCCGTTCGTCAAGGTGTCGATCCAGCAAGTGATCACTACTCTGCTCGAAGCCATGGCCCTGGTGTTTGCAGTGATGTTCCTGTTCCTGCAGAACATCCGCTATACCCTGATCCCGACCCTGGTGGTGCCGGTGGCGCTGATGGGCACCTTCGCGGTGATGATGCTGCTGGGCTTCTCGGTCAACGTGCTGACCCTGTTCGGCATGGTCCTGGCCATCGGCATCCTGGTGGACGACGCCATTGTCGTGGTGGAGAACGTCGAGCGGATCATGAGCGAAGAAGGCCTGGCGCCGCGCGAAGCGACGAAAAAAGCCATGGGCCAGATCAGCGGCGCGATTGTCGGCATTACCCTGGTGCTGGTGGCGGTGTTCCTGCCCATGGCCTTCATGAGCGGCTCGGTGGGAGTTATCTACCAGCAGTTTTCGGTGTCGATGGCGGTGTCGATCCTGTTCTCGGCGTTCCTCGCCCTGAGCCTGACCCCGGCCCTGTGCGCCACGCTGCTCAAACCCATCGCCAAGGGCGAGCACCACGAAAAACGCGGGTTCTTTGGCTGGTTCAACCGTCGCTTCGAAAACCTCAGCAATGGCTACCAGCGTTGGGTGATCCTGGCCCTCAAGCGCAGCGGCCGCTATCTGATGGTGTACCTGGTGCTGGTGGCGGGCCTGGTCTACGGCTTCAGCCAGTTGCCCTCCTCGTTCCTGCCCACCGAAGACCAGGGCTATACCATCACCGACATCCAGCTGCCGCCAGGCGCCAGCCGGGCGCGTACCGAAGCGGTGGCGGCGCAGATCGAGGCGCACAACGCCACAGAACCAGGAGTTGGCAACAGCACGCTGATTCTCGGCTTCAGCTTCTCCGGCAACGGTCAGAACGCGGCGCTGGGCTTTACCACGCTCAAGGACTGGTCCGAGCGCGGTGCCGACGACAGTGCCCAGTCGATTGCCGACCGCGCCAATGCGGCCTTCAGCCAGCTCAAGGACGCCATTGCCTATTCCGTGCTACCACCACCGGTGGACGGCCTGGGTACCTCCAGCGGTTTCGAGTTCCGCCTGCAGGACCGTGGCGGCCTCGGCCATGCGGCGCTGATGGCGGCACGCGACCAGCTGCTGGCCAATGCCGAAAAGAGCCCGGTGCTGGTCAACGTGCGTGAAAGCGCCCTGGCCGAAAGCCCGCAGGTTCAGCTCGAAGTCGACCGCAAGCAGGCCAACGCCCTGGGCGTGTCCTTTGCCGATATCGGCAATGTGCTCAATACCGCAGTGGGCTCCAATTACGTCAATGACTTCCCCAACCAGGGGCGCATGCAGCGCGTGGTGGTGCAAGCCGAAGGCGACCAGCGCGCCCAGGTCGAAGATCTGCTGAAGATTCATGTGCGCAACAACAGCGGCAAGATGGTCCCACTGTCCGCCTTTGTCCAGGCCAAGTGGATCACCGGCCCGGTACAACTGACGCGCTACAACGGTTACCCGGCGATTGCGGTGTCGGGTGAACCGGCACCGGGCTTCAGCTCGGGCCAGGCGATGGACGAGATCCAGCGCCTGGTCGATCAGTTGCCGCTGGGAATGGGCCTGGAGTGGACCGGGCTGTCGCTGCAGGAACGCTTGTCTGGCGCCCAGGCGCCGATGCTCATGGCACTGTCGCTGGTGGTGGTGTTCCTGTGCCTGGCGGCGCTGTATGAAAGCTGGTCGATTCCGACCTCGGTACTGCTGGTGGTGCCATTGGGTGTGCTCGGTGCGGTGATAGCCGTAAGCTTGCGCGGCATGCCTAACGACGTGTTCTTCAAAGTCGGCTTGATCACCCTGATCGGCCTGTCGGCAAAGAACGCCATCCTGATCATCGAGTTTGCCAAGAGCCTGGTCGATGACGGCCATGACTTGGTGGAAGCAACGGTACAGGCAGCGCGCCTGCGCCTGCGGCCGATTGTCATGACTTCGCTGGCGTTCATCCTCGGCGTAGTACCGCTGGCGATTGCCAGCGGCGCCAGCTCGGCCAGCCAGCAAGCGATCGGCACCGGGGTGATCGGCGGCATGCTCAGTGCCACGCTGGCGGTGGTGTTCGTGCCGGTGTTCTTCGTCGTGGTCATGCGCCTGACCGGCAAGCGCCGGACGCCGGCACAACAGCCACAGGCCGCGCTCGAAGAGCACTGA
- a CDS encoding efflux RND transporter periplasmic adaptor subunit, with protein MFSSSPVRLCALLPLFAIVLSLSACDDSAVDSEQAPPSTVSIETVKIQPLAISTELNGRILAPRTAEVRARVAGVVLKRVYREGSDVKQGDVLFRIDPAPFQADYDSARATLAKAEATRYQARLQDQRYRELITINAVSRQDHDNARAALMQADAAVAEAKAALERAKLNLGYATVTAPISGRIGRALVTEGALVGQNESTPLATIQQLDPIHADVTQSTRELTALRRALRAGELQQVGQDQAGATLIQDDGTPYPLPGKLLFSDISVDPSTGQITLRSEFPNPDLDLLPGSFIRVRLEQAIKQQGISVPQRAILRDSAGNPRVLLVDAQQRISERPVVLGGVQHDRWIVSAGLAPGDRVVVEGLQHVNPGDQVQVDNAGKDAPSIVQTTGQ; from the coding sequence ATGTTCAGTTCAAGCCCCGTCCGTCTGTGCGCCCTGCTACCGCTGTTTGCCATCGTGCTGTCCCTGAGCGCGTGCGATGACAGCGCCGTCGATAGCGAGCAGGCACCACCCAGCACCGTCAGCATCGAGACGGTGAAAATCCAGCCCCTGGCCATCAGCACCGAGCTCAATGGCCGTATCCTCGCCCCGCGCACCGCCGAGGTCCGCGCCCGTGTGGCCGGCGTGGTGCTCAAGCGCGTGTACCGTGAGGGCAGCGACGTCAAACAGGGCGACGTGCTGTTCCGCATCGACCCGGCGCCGTTCCAGGCGGATTACGACAGCGCCCGCGCGACCCTGGCCAAGGCCGAGGCCACCCGCTACCAGGCGCGCCTGCAGGATCAGCGCTACCGCGAACTGATCACCATCAACGCCGTCAGCCGCCAGGACCACGACAACGCCCGCGCCGCGCTGATGCAGGCCGATGCCGCCGTCGCCGAAGCCAAGGCCGCGCTGGAACGGGCGAAGCTGAACCTGGGTTACGCCACCGTCACCGCGCCGATTTCCGGGCGCATCGGCCGCGCCCTGGTAACCGAGGGTGCACTGGTCGGCCAGAACGAGAGCACGCCGCTGGCAACCATCCAGCAACTGGACCCGATCCATGCCGATGTCACCCAGTCGACTCGCGAACTCACTGCTCTGCGCCGTGCCTTGCGTGCCGGTGAGCTGCAACAGGTCGGTCAGGATCAGGCCGGCGCCACCTTGATCCAGGACGACGGCACGCCCTACCCGTTGCCGGGCAAGCTGCTGTTCTCCGACATCAGTGTCGACCCGAGCACCGGGCAGATCACCTTGCGCAGCGAGTTCCCCAACCCCGACCTCGACCTGCTGCCGGGCAGTTTCATTCGCGTACGCCTGGAACAAGCGATCAAACAGCAAGGCATCAGCGTGCCGCAGCGCGCCATCCTGCGGGACAGCGCCGGCAATCCGCGGGTGTTACTGGTCGATGCCCAGCAGCGCATCAGCGAGCGCCCGGTGGTGCTCGGCGGCGTGCAACACGACCGCTGGATCGTCAGCGCCGGCCTGGCCCCCGGTGACCGGGTGGTGGTCGAAGGCCTGCAGCACGTCAATCCAGGCGACCAGGTACAGGTCGACAACGCGGGCAAGGACGCCCCTTCCATCGTTCAGACCACCGGCCAGTGA
- a CDS encoding response regulator transcription factor gives MPNILLVEDDCALSELIASYLQRNDFCVTVIARGDHVLAEARRIKPDLVILDLMLPGLDGLQVCRLLRAESQSLPILMLTARDDSHDQVLGLEMGADDYVTKPCEPRVLLARVRTLLRRSSINEPRLETDLIVVGGLRIDLAERNVFWREQWVELSSGEYNLLVVLARNAGVVLSRDRILQQLRGIEFNGTDRSVDVAISKLRRKFDDSAGEARKIKTVWGKGYLFSRLEWEF, from the coding sequence ATGCCGAATATCCTTCTGGTCGAAGACGACTGCGCCTTGTCCGAATTGATCGCCAGCTACCTGCAACGCAATGATTTCTGCGTCACGGTGATTGCCCGTGGTGATCACGTGCTGGCCGAGGCTCGCCGCATCAAACCGGACCTGGTGATTCTCGACCTGATGCTGCCGGGCCTTGATGGCCTGCAGGTCTGCCGCCTGCTGCGCGCCGAGTCGCAGTCGTTGCCGATCCTCATGCTCACCGCCCGTGACGACAGTCATGATCAGGTGCTCGGGCTGGAGATGGGCGCTGACGACTACGTCACCAAACCCTGCGAACCACGGGTGCTGCTGGCCCGGGTGCGGACCTTGCTGCGCCGCAGCAGCATCAATGAGCCGCGCCTGGAAACCGATCTGATCGTGGTCGGCGGCCTGCGCATCGACCTGGCCGAACGTAATGTGTTCTGGCGCGAGCAATGGGTGGAACTGTCAAGCGGTGAGTACAACCTGCTGGTGGTACTGGCGCGCAATGCCGGCGTGGTGCTCAGCCGCGACCGCATCCTGCAACAGCTGCGCGGCATCGAATTCAATGGCACCGACCGTTCGGTGGACGTGGCTATCTCCAAACTGCGGCGCAAGTTCGACGACAGCGCTGGCGAAGCACGCAAGATCAAGACCGTGTGGGGCAAGGGCTATCTGTTCAGCCGCCTCGAGTGGGAGTTCTGA
- a CDS encoding ATP-binding protein — MLKILIRLYLVIIAAYAGALLLIPDAIVGAFHERFIAYNLNQAKGVQKLIVERFQQVPAERWPAVERELAADFAPLEIELRRQDQIGLAHADRARLAAGENVVRLGDWGYYKSALAPLDATWAVELRNPPDPLDINLISWGVTVLIVAALLGCLLLWVWPHWRDLERLKETARSLGQGRLSERTQIPARSNIGELAEVFDTMAQDVERLLTQQRELLNAVSHELRTPLTRLDFGLVLLFDEVPPHCRKRLLELVGHVRELDELVLELLSYSRLQNADQARERVEVSLLELVDSILGSFAEELDGRGIEWQVRAEDNLPRFILDPRLTARALQNLVRNAMRYCDRQLLLRLSLDAEGHCLLTVEDDGIGIPVDQRELIFQPFYRLDRSRDRATGGFGLGLAISRRAIEGQGGTLTVSQSALGGAQFRIRLPRG, encoded by the coding sequence ATGCTGAAGATCCTGATTCGCCTGTACCTGGTGATCATCGCCGCGTACGCCGGTGCCCTGTTGCTGATTCCCGACGCCATTGTCGGGGCGTTTCATGAGCGCTTCATCGCCTACAACCTGAACCAGGCCAAGGGCGTGCAAAAGCTCATTGTCGAGCGTTTTCAACAGGTCCCGGCCGAGCGTTGGCCGGCCGTGGAACGTGAACTTGCGGCGGACTTCGCTCCGCTGGAAATCGAGTTGCGGCGCCAGGACCAGATCGGCCTGGCGCATGCCGACCGGGCGCGGCTGGCGGCTGGCGAGAATGTCGTGCGCCTGGGCGACTGGGGCTATTACAAGTCGGCCCTGGCACCTCTGGACGCAACCTGGGCGGTGGAGCTGCGCAATCCCCCGGACCCACTGGATATCAACCTGATTTCCTGGGGCGTCACGGTGCTGATCGTTGCCGCCTTGCTCGGCTGCCTGCTGCTGTGGGTCTGGCCGCACTGGCGTGACCTCGAGCGCCTCAAGGAAACCGCCCGGAGCCTGGGCCAGGGGCGCTTGTCGGAGCGTACGCAGATTCCGGCGCGCTCGAACATTGGCGAACTGGCCGAGGTGTTCGACACCATGGCCCAGGATGTCGAGCGGTTGCTGACCCAGCAACGCGAACTGCTCAACGCCGTCTCCCATGAACTGCGCACACCGCTGACCCGCCTTGATTTTGGCCTGGTGCTGCTGTTCGACGAAGTACCGCCGCATTGCCGCAAGCGCTTGCTGGAACTGGTCGGGCATGTGCGTGAGCTGGACGAACTGGTGCTTGAGCTGTTGTCCTACAGCCGCTTGCAGAACGCCGATCAGGCGCGCGAACGCGTCGAGGTGTCGTTGCTGGAGCTGGTCGACAGCATTCTCGGCAGCTTTGCCGAAGAACTCGATGGCCGCGGTATCGAATGGCAGGTGCGTGCCGAAGACAACCTGCCGCGCTTTATCCTCGACCCGCGCCTCACTGCCCGGGCTCTGCAGAACCTGGTGCGCAATGCCATGCGCTACTGCGACCGGCAATTGTTGCTGCGCCTGAGCCTGGATGCCGAGGGTCACTGCCTGCTGACTGTCGAGGATGACGGCATCGGTATCCCGGTGGATCAGCGTGAGTTGATCTTCCAGCCGTTCTACCGCCTGGATCGCAGCCGTGATCGCGCCACCGGTGGCTTTGGCCTGGGGCTGGCGATCAGCCGGCGGGCGATCGAAGGGCAGGGTGGAACATTGACCGTGAGCCAGTCGGCGTTGGGCGGCGCGCAGTTCAGGATTCGTCTGCCGCGGGGCTGA
- a CDS encoding GGDEF domain-containing protein, which produces MYKTIEQQVRRNIAPPELRREFRQHDFESLHSFCLLIFGISIGIWLLFDLIVSYLGQQDFTWKSMAFITVMATLSIILAFTRKAGHFDLLNLVFIGVITLAMRLVIEGLPQELRPAWLMLGASSVLYSVSVLPVRRWSFFAALVITWINLHPFQVPGLHLLDLRGVMFICYAVFINGLILYTYLKMRRAKLYNFYMSKVLLDQAYVDALTEIPNRRSFMAKAQTHLQEDDEQSRYLAMVDIDNFKKVNDQFGHDIGDVVLKRTAANIKASMTEFEYARLGGEEFAIYLWGINQADAEQRVDALCQRVREDAAEHPVTISIGLTRIRREDNLSNALVKADEALYQAKHGGKDRYVLWREATNPLLSPAADES; this is translated from the coding sequence ATGTACAAGACCATCGAACAACAGGTGCGCAGGAATATCGCACCGCCCGAGCTGCGCCGGGAGTTTCGCCAGCATGACTTCGAAAGTCTGCACTCGTTCTGCCTGCTGATCTTCGGCATCAGCATCGGCATCTGGCTACTGTTCGACCTGATCGTCAGCTACCTCGGCCAGCAGGACTTCACCTGGAAATCGATGGCCTTCATCACGGTCATGGCGACCCTCAGCATCATCCTGGCGTTCACCCGCAAGGCCGGGCATTTCGACCTCCTCAACCTGGTATTCATCGGCGTCATCACCCTGGCCATGCGCCTGGTGATCGAAGGCCTGCCACAGGAACTGCGCCCGGCCTGGCTGATGCTGGGCGCCTCCAGCGTGCTGTATAGCGTGTCGGTACTGCCGGTGAGGCGTTGGTCGTTTTTCGCTGCGCTGGTCATCACCTGGATCAATCTTCACCCCTTTCAGGTACCCGGCTTGCACCTGCTGGATCTGCGCGGCGTGATGTTCATCTGCTACGCCGTGTTCATCAACGGCCTGATCCTCTATACCTACCTGAAAATGCGCCGCGCCAAGCTGTACAACTTCTACATGTCCAAGGTGCTGCTGGACCAGGCCTATGTCGACGCCCTCACCGAGATCCCCAACCGCCGCTCATTCATGGCCAAGGCTCAGACCCACCTGCAGGAAGACGACGAGCAGAGCCGCTACCTGGCGATGGTTGATATCGACAACTTCAAGAAGGTCAACGACCAGTTCGGCCACGACATCGGCGACGTCGTGCTCAAACGTACCGCGGCCAACATCAAGGCCTCGATGACCGAGTTCGAGTACGCACGCCTGGGAGGTGAAGAGTTTGCCATCTACCTCTGGGGCATCAATCAGGCTGACGCCGAGCAGCGCGTCGATGCGCTGTGCCAGCGGGTCCGCGAAGATGCCGCCGAGCACCCGGTCACCATCAGCATTGGCCTGACCCGGATACGCCGCGAAGATAACCTGAGCAATGCCCTGGTGAAGGCGGATGAAGCCCTGTATCAGGCCAAGCATGGCGGCAAGGATCGGTATGTGTTGTGGCGCGAAGCCACAAATCCTCTGCTCAGCCCCGCGGCAGACGAATCCTGA
- the wecB gene encoding non-hydrolyzing UDP-N-acetylglucosamine 2-epimerase — protein MAYKVMMVFGTRPEAIKMAPLAQILRLWPDIELNICSTGQHREMLQQVLRDFGLSVDEDLRVMAQNQTLNSLSQQLLAQLDATYARIQPDIVLVHGSTTTSFIAALAAFNRQIPIGHVEAGLRSGNLKSPWPEEGNRRLTSVLADLHFPPTARARDNLVREGVAPEQIEVTGNTVIDALLWMREHLIKSRWKPGAGSPLAQLRDDQRLVLITGHRRENFGPGFERICLALAELALRYPDVQFVYPVHLNPQVQKSVYPLLSRQANMLLVPPQDYQHFVWLMDRAYLILSDSGGIQEEAPALGKPLLVLRKVTERHSVLEGGTVKLVGTQTERIVKETSLLLDDPEAYKRMSRVFLPYGDGHASERIAERLNRWLEENPRERPET, from the coding sequence ATGGCCTACAAAGTCATGATGGTGTTCGGTACCCGTCCTGAAGCGATCAAGATGGCCCCCTTGGCGCAAATATTGCGGCTGTGGCCGGACATCGAGCTGAACATCTGCTCCACCGGCCAGCACCGGGAGATGCTTCAGCAGGTGCTTCGGGACTTTGGCCTGAGCGTGGATGAAGACCTGCGGGTAATGGCCCAGAACCAGACCCTCAACAGCCTGTCGCAGCAACTGCTGGCACAGCTGGACGCCACCTACGCCCGGATCCAGCCAGATATCGTCCTGGTCCATGGCAGTACCACCACCAGCTTCATCGCCGCCCTCGCCGCTTTCAACCGGCAGATCCCCATCGGTCATGTCGAAGCCGGATTGCGCTCCGGCAATCTCAAGTCGCCCTGGCCCGAAGAAGGCAACCGGCGCCTGACGTCGGTGCTCGCCGACCTGCACTTCCCGCCCACCGCCCGCGCACGCGACAACCTGGTGCGCGAAGGCGTGGCGCCGGAGCAGATCGAGGTCACCGGCAACACCGTCATCGATGCCTTGCTGTGGATGCGCGAACACTTGATCAAGAGCCGCTGGAAGCCGGGCGCAGGCTCCCCGCTGGCGCAGTTGCGCGATGACCAGCGGCTGGTGCTGATCACCGGCCACCGTCGGGAAAACTTCGGCCCGGGTTTCGAGCGTATCTGCCTGGCCCTGGCGGAACTGGCCCTGCGCTACCCGGACGTACAGTTCGTCTACCCGGTGCACCTCAATCCGCAGGTGCAAAAATCGGTGTACCCGCTGCTCTCGCGCCAGGCGAACATGCTCTTGGTACCCCCTCAGGACTACCAGCATTTCGTCTGGCTGATGGACCGCGCCTACCTGATCCTCAGCGACTCCGGCGGCATCCAGGAAGAGGCACCGGCGCTGGGCAAGCCGCTGCTGGTGCTGCGTAAAGTCACTGAGCGGCACTCGGTGCTCGAAGGCGGCACCGTGAAACTGGTGGGCACCCAGACCGAGCGGATCGTCAAGGAAACCAGCTTGCTGCTCGACGACCCTGAAGCCTACAAGCGGATGAGTCGCGTCTTCCTCCCCTATGGCGATGGCCATGCGAGCGAGCGTATCGCCGAACGACTGAACCGCTGGCTTGAAGAAAACCCTCGCGAACGTCCCGAGACATGA
- a CDS encoding LysR substrate-binding domain-containing protein, which translates to MYTPPGWQEPPAGQPLSLLAVPWVSVSEVIIDWPRWCALAGCEDWLQRARFHHYDDEHYALQAAAAGYGLVLASNVLVADSVRQGLLQPWREDVRLAAARYSAVWLPGREREPALRAFLDWLESIAGQARSHQAGGSGLAPR; encoded by the coding sequence GTGTACACCCCGCCCGGCTGGCAGGAGCCGCCTGCAGGCCAGCCCTTGTCGCTGCTTGCGGTGCCGTGGGTATCGGTCAGCGAGGTGATCATCGACTGGCCGCGCTGGTGCGCCCTGGCCGGTTGTGAAGACTGGCTGCAGCGCGCACGCTTTCATCACTATGACGACGAGCATTACGCCTTGCAGGCAGCCGCCGCCGGCTATGGCCTGGTGCTCGCGAGCAACGTGCTGGTGGCCGACAGTGTCAGGCAGGGCCTGCTGCAGCCATGGCGCGAAGACGTGCGCCTGGCGGCGGCGCGGTACAGCGCAGTGTGGCTGCCGGGGCGCGAGCGCGAACCGGCGCTGCGGGCTTTTCTCGATTGGCTGGAAAGCATCGCGGGGCAAGCCCGCTCCCACCAAGCTGGTGGGAGCGGGCTTGCCCCGCGATAA